One window from the genome of Chroogloeocystis siderophila 5.2 s.c.1 encodes:
- a CDS encoding DUF309 domain-containing protein, with the protein MNESIPDQFWEGVEQFNTRQFYTCHDTLEALWMEATEPEKTFYQGILQLAVALYHLGNANWRGAVILLGEGINRLQRYSPIFSGIDVEELVDRSSHLLAQLQQAGSEKIGDWIVTEEFNANSDLLPIITTVQPE; encoded by the coding sequence ATGAACGAATCAATACCAGATCAATTCTGGGAAGGTGTAGAGCAATTTAATACTCGACAGTTCTACACCTGTCACGATACGCTAGAAGCTCTGTGGATGGAAGCAACAGAGCCAGAGAAAACGTTTTATCAAGGGATCTTACAACTTGCTGTGGCGCTTTATCACTTGGGTAATGCTAATTGGCGGGGAGCAGTTATTTTACTAGGAGAAGGCATTAATCGATTGCAGCGCTACTCACCCATTTTTAGTGGTATCGATGTTGAAGAACTGGTCGATAGGAGTAGTCATCTATTAGCACAATTGCAACAAGCAGGATCTGAAAAAATCGGTGATTGGATAGTAACTGAAGAATTTAACGCAAATTCAGACTTGCTGCCTATAATTACAACAGTGCAGCCAGAATAA
- the lptB gene encoding LPS export ABC transporter ATP-binding protein: MKKIVLENIHKSYGKRVIVNRVSISVAQGEVVGLLGPNGAGKTTTFYIATGLEKPNEGTVWLDDHNITALPMHQRARLGIGYLAQEPSIFRNLSVKDNLLLVLQQTNVPRREWQHRLNELLREFRLEKVANTKGIQVSGGERRRTELARALAAGRHGPNFLFLDEPFAGVDPIAVAEIQAMVKKLRDRQIGILITDHNVRETLAITDRAYIMREGQILAAGNAEELYNDPLVRQYYLGDKFQI, encoded by the coding sequence GTGAAAAAGATTGTCTTAGAAAATATCCACAAATCTTACGGTAAGCGCGTTATTGTCAATCGCGTCAGTATTTCTGTAGCGCAAGGTGAAGTTGTCGGGCTTCTTGGTCCTAATGGTGCCGGGAAAACAACAACATTTTACATCGCAACAGGCTTAGAAAAACCTAACGAGGGAACTGTATGGTTGGACGATCACAATATCACTGCACTCCCCATGCACCAGCGCGCGCGGTTAGGAATTGGCTATTTAGCGCAAGAACCAAGTATTTTCCGCAACCTCAGCGTTAAAGATAATCTGTTATTAGTTTTACAACAAACGAATGTTCCTCGACGCGAATGGCAGCACCGCTTAAATGAACTGCTACGGGAATTTCGTCTAGAAAAAGTCGCAAATACCAAGGGAATTCAAGTTTCTGGGGGCGAACGCCGACGTACCGAATTAGCAAGGGCTTTAGCTGCTGGACGTCATGGACCAAATTTTTTATTCTTAGATGAACCCTTTGCGGGTGTTGACCCGATCGCTGTCGCCGAAATTCAAGCTATGGTAAAAAAGTTACGCGATCGCCAAATAGGTATCTTGATCACCGACCATAATGTACGCGAGACACTTGCAATCACCGATCGCGCCTATATTATGCGTGAAGGACAAATTCTCGCAGCGGGTAACGCCGAGGAACTCTACAACGATCCTTTGGTACGGCAATACTATTTAG
- a CDS encoding LptA/OstA family protein — translation MMLHFFLPSSFVRRCGLAIAILPLTLMSAIALNTPLQRAQGQTAEQNSLIINSDVQEANSQTGIFTARGNVQMNYPARQIQATAAQAQYFSQERRIVLSGDVYILQQGNSIRGENVTYMIDEGRFIATPKANQQVQSIYIVSEPNPNQPPGTPPAPAVPPLAPSPGS, via the coding sequence ATGATGCTCCATTTCTTTTTGCCCTCGTCTTTTGTGCGTCGCTGCGGCTTGGCGATCGCAATTTTACCCTTGACTTTGATGAGTGCGATCGCTTTAAATACTCCTTTACAACGTGCCCAAGGTCAAACCGCCGAACAAAATTCGTTGATCATCAATTCTGATGTTCAAGAAGCAAACTCGCAAACAGGAATTTTTACAGCACGCGGTAACGTGCAAATGAATTATCCTGCACGGCAAATTCAAGCAACTGCTGCCCAAGCACAATATTTTAGCCAAGAGCGAAGAATTGTTCTCAGTGGCGACGTGTATATTTTACAGCAAGGAAACAGCATTCGCGGTGAAAATGTCACGTATATGATCGACGAAGGGCGATTTATCGCAACACCAAAGGCAAATCAACAAGTGCAATCGATTTACATTGTTTCTGAGCCGAATCCGAATCAACCACCAGGAACGCCGCCAGCACCCGCAGTACCGCCCTTAGCACCCAGCCCAGGATCGTAA